ATTAAAAATTTTCAGCCGCATTAATGCTTCCTTTCACATGCCCCTGGCATTCAAATTTGCCGGCTGCCAAATCCACTGTCAGGGTGTCGGCTGTCAGCTCAATGGCCGGGCCGGCAATATTGACGCCGCTCTGGGTTGATATTATATGCGAGTCATGATTGTATTTCAAGATCTCGGTTGTCAGCAGATAACGGCGATTTTCAACAGTGACATGACCGGAAACCCGCATATTATTGGTTTTTAAGTCCAAAAGCCCCTTGTCCGCGGTCAGGGAAGCCTCTGATGCCGATGAATCCAGAAAAAAAACAACACTGACCTCCGTTAGCCGGACATGATTTTTATTCGAGAGGAATTCGGCAGATCGGGCCTTAAGCTGCCATTGGGTTTTGCCCCCCTGGGTGGCAGTGTGATGAAAATTATTAATCGAGAGCTCGGCTTTTTTCTGCGCCGGTTTATCCGGCGGTGCCGGTTCACCATTGTTTTTCGGGGAAGAAAAGAAAGATATGAGCAATATAGTTATTAAAAGAAGGCCGGCGCCGATGAAAAATATTTTAAGCCTGGTTTTCCGGTGCAACTGTTTATGTCCACTGTTTGATCAGGGGGTCCCAAAGGCCCTTGGATTTAAGGAGCATTTCACAGACTTCGCGCACTGCGCCCCGCCCCCCGCATTTTTCGGTGATGATATCCGCCTGTTCACAAACCATTGAATGGGCATCTGCCACAGCAATGGCCAAGCCGGCTTTTTTAAACATGGGCAGATCCGGCAGATCATCGCCCATAAAGGCGATGGCCGAAGCCGGCAGTCCGGTATGTTGTGAAATCCGGTCGAAAACCGCGCCCTTGTCCTTAACATTATCATAGACCATTTGAATGCCCAGTTCACGGCAGCGGCGCAAAAGCGCCGCCGATGACCGCCCGGTCACAATCCCGGTGCGGATGCCGGATTGGTGAAGCATTTTAATGCCCAGGCCGTCCCTGACATTAAATACCTTGGTCTCGGTCTGATCCTCAGTATAGGCGATGGCACCGTCAGTTAACACGCCGTCAACATCTGTCAAAAGCAGTTGGATTGGCTTAAATCGTTTGTCAGTCATGGGATTTGATCCATAAAGGAGAGCAGGGCTAATTAACCGCCTGCTGAATATTCTTGAGCCGGATTAGCAGCTTTTCAACATCATCGAGCTTTATCGCATTGGGCCCGTCTGAGAGCGCCTGATCGGGATCGGGATGGACTTCAATGAAAAGGGCGTCCGCCCCGACAGCAATCGCCGCCTTGGCAAGCAAAGGGGCAAACTCGCGCTGGCCGCCGGAAGCCGTCCCCGCCCCGCCGGGCAGCTGGACACTGTGCGTGGCATCAAAAACCACGGGGCATCCGGTTTTCTGCATAATCGGGATGCTTCGGAAATCCGAGACCAGGTTGTTATATCCGAACATAGCGCCCCTTTCCGTGATCAGGATTTGATTGTTGCCCGCATGCCGGATTTTTTCCACCACATTGGTCATATCCCAGGGCGAGAGGAACTGGCCTTTTTTGATGTTTAACGGCTTGCCGGTCTTGGCCGCCTCAACCAACAGATCCGTCTGGCGGCACAGGAAAGCCGGGATCTGTATAACATCAAGGACCCGGCCGGCGGGCGCGACATCGGTAAGCTGGTGAATATCAGAGAGCACCGGCACCCCGAGTTCCTGTCTGATCCGCGAAAGCACTTCAAGCCCTTCGGTTATCCCGGGCCCCCGGAATGAATGAATAGAGGTGCGGTTGGCTTTATCATAGGAGGCCTTGAAGATATAGGGAATATCCAGCCGCTCGGTCAATTGTTTAAGCCGGGCAGCGATTTCATATGGCGTTTCATGATTCTCAATCACGCAGGGCCCGGCAATCAAAGCAAAGGGGAGGCCGCTGCCGATGGAGAAGCCGCCGATTTTGACCGGTTGTGTCATATATGCTCCTTTGGCAAGAATTCTGATTGTTAACAAGCCTCTGTTATCCCGGGGGTTGCGAAAAGTCAAGATGCGAAAATAAGATCTTGCTTAGCATTCACATAGCTGTTAAATAAAAACAATTTTTTTAGCGCCAAAAGCAGGGAGAAAACGGCAATGCGGTTTAAACGCAAAGAAAAGGGGAAGCGGCTCAAGCTTTTTCTCGTTATTATACTCGGTGCCGCCATCATTTTGCCGGGCGGATGGTTTTTGTGGACCAAGTACGAGGGCAGCGCCCCGGAGATCGAGCTGGATCTTGAGAAAGATGTGATCGGCGCGGAGACAGAGATCTCATGCACGATCAAAGACCGTTTCAGCGGGGTTGGAAAGCTGTGGGTGGGGTTAATCAAAGACGGCGATGAAACCGTGCTGCTTGAAAAATCGATCGATGCCGGTAAGAAAGCATCCCCTGGTGCAGGCCGTACCGTAGATTTCAATATCACCATTAATACCAAGGAACTGGGGCTATCGGACGGCCCGGCGGTTCTTCGGATTGCCGCCTGGGACCATTCCTGGCGTAACTGGTGGAAGGGAAACGTCGCCTATCTGGAAAAAGAACTGGCGTTTGACACCCGGCCGCCCCGGCTGACAGTGCTTACAAACCAGCATAATGTGGCCCAGGGCGGCGCCGGCCTGGTCGCCTATCGACTGTCCGAAACCTGTGAGAAAAGCGGGGTATATGTTGGAGAAGAATTTTTTCCCGGCTATAGCGGCTATTTTGCGGATGAGGCGATTTATGTCGCCCTGTTCGCGATGCCCTATGATCATAGTGTGGACACAGACCTGTATGTCAAGGCCGAGGATGCGGCGGGCAATACCGCAAGGAGCGGATTTTATCACTATATCCGGAAACAGCAGTTTAAAACCGATATTCTTCCGATATCAGACCGGTTTTTAGAATGGAAAATGCCGGAATTTCAGGATCAAATAGCACTCTCCGAAGACGCCTCCCTGATTGACAGGTTTCTCTACGTCAACCAGAAACTTCGGAAGAAGAATAACCAGACGCTTCTTGACGCCGGCGGGCGCTCTGAGCGCGGCTTTCTTTGGCAGGGGGCGTTTGGTCGGCTGCCGAATTCTGCCAGGCGCGCCAACTTTGCGGATCATCGGGTCTATACCTATAATGGAGAAAATATCGACAGGGCCGTTCACATGGGCATTGATCTGGCCTCCATCCGTCATGCAGAAGTTCCTGCGGCCAATGCCGGAAAAGTGGTTTTTGCCGGTGAGATCGGCATATACGGAAATACCGTGGTGATTGATCATGGATTCGGGCTGTTCAGCGTATATTCGCACTTAAGCCGGATCAATTTAAATCAGGGAGAGCACGTCGCCAAAGGCGAAATAATCGGCAACACCGGCACCTCGGGTCTGGCCGGCGGGGATCATTTGCATTATGGCATGTTTATCAATCATGTATATGTGAATCCGGTGGAATGGTGGGATGGGACCTGGATTGCGCACAATATTACATCCAAGCTCGATAATATCGAATCAATGGTCAACTAATTTTATAAATACGGGAAAGGCACCAGCCAATGGCGGGGTATCGCGTCAATAAAACCTATGCCGAAATCAACGAAAAAATCCGATCCGGGGAAGTGGTGGTGGCCACGGCCGAAGAAATTATCGATATCGTCAATGAGAAAGGGGCGGTGGAGGCTGCCCGGACTGTGGATGTGGTGACCACCGGGACTTTTTCCCCGATGTGCTCATCCGGCGCATTTATTAATTTCAAGCAGAGTTCGCCCACGATCAAGGCCTCGAAGGTCTGGTTTAACAATGTACCGGCATACGGCGGACTGGCCGCAGTCGATTGCTTTTTGGGGGCAACCGAGCCCTGTGAAGAGGATCCTTTGAACAAAGTCTGGCCCGGAGAGTTCAATTACGGCGGCGGCCATGTGATTCAGGATTTGATTGCCGGCCGAACCATCCATATGCGGGCCACGGGATATGGCACTTCATGTTATCCCAACCGGGAAGTGGAGCGCGAAATCACGCTGGATGATCTGCCCCAGGCCATCCTGTGCAACCCCAGAAACGGATATCAGAATTACAATTGCGCCATTAACCTGACCAATAAAACCATTTATACGTATCTCGGCACATTAAAACCAAAGGCGGGCAATGCCAACTATTCGACCGCCGGTCAGCTAAGCCCTTTATTCAATGATCCCTATTACAAAACCATCGGCCTGGGCACCCGGATTTTTTTAGGCGGCGGCGTGGGCTACGTCACCTGGCAAGGCACCCAGCATAAACCCTCTGCACAGCGCTCAAAAGGCGGAATTCCGATGAGCCCGGCCGGAACCCTTTGGGTGATGGGCGATCTCAAACAGATGTCGCCGGATTGGATTGTCGGGGTCAGTATGCAGGGATACGGGGTATCTTTGGCTGTCGGCCTGGGTGTTCCGATCCCCATCCTTAATGAGGAGATGGCCCGGTATACGGCAGTTTCGGATGCAGATATCCATACCCAGGTGGTCGACTACGGCAATGACTACCCTAACGGCGTGGACAGAAATTACGGGTATGTCAGTTATGCGGAATTAAAAAGCGGTGTTATCCGGATAGATGACAAAGAAATCCCCACGGTTCCTATATCCAGCGTGGTTAAAGCGCGGGAAATCGCCCGGCAGCTTAAAAAATGGATTGAAAAGGGGCAGTTTTTTATCGGCGAGCCCCAGTTTACACTTCCGGTCTGTTGAGCCGGGACACTTCTAACTTGACAGGTTAAATGCCGGTGGATGAAAAGACCGAATTAAAATTGAAAACAGACAAGACGGGCAAAGCGGATACCCAAAAACAGCACCGAAAAAAGGGCAAGCTCCGGGAAAATATTGAGGCTGTTATCATTGCGGTCATCCTTGCCCTGTTTATCCGGACT
The DNA window shown above is from Desulfobacterales bacterium and carries:
- the lptC gene encoding LPS export ABC transporter periplasmic protein LptC, with amino-acid sequence MHRKTRLKIFFIGAGLLLITILLISFFSSPKNNGEPAPPDKPAQKKAELSINNFHHTATQGGKTQWQLKARSAEFLSNKNHVRLTEVSVVFFLDSSASEASLTADKGLLDLKTNNMRVSGHVTVENRRYLLTTEILKYNHDSHIISTQSGVNIAGPAIELTADTLTVDLAAGKFECQGHVKGSINAAENF
- the kdsA gene encoding 3-deoxy-8-phosphooctulonate synthase; translated protein: MTQPVKIGGFSIGSGLPFALIAGPCVIENHETPYEIAARLKQLTERLDIPYIFKASYDKANRTSIHSFRGPGITEGLEVLSRIRQELGVPVLSDIHQLTDVAPAGRVLDVIQIPAFLCRQTDLLVEAAKTGKPLNIKKGQFLSPWDMTNVVEKIRHAGNNQILITERGAMFGYNNLVSDFRSIPIMQKTGCPVVFDATHSVQLPGGAGTASGGQREFAPLLAKAAIAVGADALFIEVHPDPDQALSDGPNAIKLDDVEKLLIRLKNIQQAVN
- a CDS encoding HAD-IIIA family hydrolase; this encodes MTDKRFKPIQLLLTDVDGVLTDGAIAYTEDQTETKVFNVRDGLGIKMLHQSGIRTGIVTGRSSAALLRRCRELGIQMVYDNVKDKGAVFDRISQHTGLPASAIAFMGDDLPDLPMFKKAGLAIAVADAHSMVCEQADIITEKCGGRGAVREVCEMLLKSKGLWDPLIKQWT
- a CDS encoding M23 family metallopeptidase, which gives rise to MRFKRKEKGKRLKLFLVIILGAAIILPGGWFLWTKYEGSAPEIELDLEKDVIGAETEISCTIKDRFSGVGKLWVGLIKDGDETVLLEKSIDAGKKASPGAGRTVDFNITINTKELGLSDGPAVLRIAAWDHSWRNWWKGNVAYLEKELAFDTRPPRLTVLTNQHNVAQGGAGLVAYRLSETCEKSGVYVGEEFFPGYSGYFADEAIYVALFAMPYDHSVDTDLYVKAEDAAGNTARSGFYHYIRKQQFKTDILPISDRFLEWKMPEFQDQIALSEDASLIDRFLYVNQKLRKKNNQTLLDAGGRSERGFLWQGAFGRLPNSARRANFADHRVYTYNGENIDRAVHMGIDLASIRHAEVPAANAGKVVFAGEIGIYGNTVVIDHGFGLFSVYSHLSRINLNQGEHVAKGEIIGNTGTSGLAGGDHLHYGMFINHVYVNPVEWWDGTWIAHNITSKLDNIESMVN
- a CDS encoding homocysteine biosynthesis protein, translated to MAGYRVNKTYAEINEKIRSGEVVVATAEEIIDIVNEKGAVEAARTVDVVTTGTFSPMCSSGAFINFKQSSPTIKASKVWFNNVPAYGGLAAVDCFLGATEPCEEDPLNKVWPGEFNYGGGHVIQDLIAGRTIHMRATGYGTSCYPNREVEREITLDDLPQAILCNPRNGYQNYNCAINLTNKTIYTYLGTLKPKAGNANYSTAGQLSPLFNDPYYKTIGLGTRIFLGGGVGYVTWQGTQHKPSAQRSKGGIPMSPAGTLWVMGDLKQMSPDWIVGVSMQGYGVSLAVGLGVPIPILNEEMARYTAVSDADIHTQVVDYGNDYPNGVDRNYGYVSYAELKSGVIRIDDKEIPTVPISSVVKAREIARQLKKWIEKGQFFIGEPQFTLPVC